The sequence below is a genomic window from Chthoniobacterales bacterium.
CTGAATTGATTTGTCGGTCTCTTTGGCGCGAACCCAGAGGGAAACTTCGTTGAAGTTGATCGGAGCGGCGAGGGTGGAGAACGCTCCGGCTAAAACAGTGATAGCCGTAACGAGTATAATTTTCGTGGAGTGCATGACGCTGGTTTAACAGGTCGGTCTGAACTTTGACAATCCACAATTTTCGGAAGCTCACATAAAGGGCGTGAAGCGTCAGAAAAGGAGAGAATTTTCTTTAACCGCGGATTACGCGGATGACTGGGATACTAAGAAGATCAGAAGGAAAACAATTGCTTTCCTATCCGTGAAATCCGCGTAATCCGCGGTCGATTTCTTCCTCGTGCGACGAAAGTCGACGGCGGTGTGAGGCAGCCCACGTCCGTGTCCGGCAGCGTAAGATTCGCTTTGACAGGAGGCCGAGGGGCGCTAGTTTCCACGTCCCGCGCCGGGGTGGCCGGGCAACGCAGGAGAGCATCGGGGCTCGCTGGAACTGCACAAGATCATGCAAAAAAATCGTAGCAAACGTTATCGCGCGGCCGCCGAGCAGGTGGATCGCACCAAAACTTACAACCTGAACGAGGCGGTCACGACTTTGAAGAAGTTGCCGCCGACGAAGTTCGACCAGACCGTGACGGTCTCGTTCCGGCTCGGGGTCGATCCGAAACAATCGGACCAGATGGTTCGCGGGACCTGTCCGTTGCCGCATGGCAGCGGGAAACAGGTGCGCGTGCTCGTTTTCGCTGAAGGCGCCGCGGCCAAGGCGGCGAAGGATGCCGGCGCGGAGCATGTCGGTTTCAAGGACATGATCCAGAAGTGCCAGGAAGGATTTCAGGATTTCGACGTGGCGATCGCAACTCCGGCGGCGATGTCCGAAGTGCGAAAGCTCGGAAAAGTGCTCGGTCCTCGCGGCCTGATGCCGAATCCGAAGACAGGCACGGTGACCGAAGACACAGCGAAAGCGGTGGCGGAAGTGAAGGCGGGCCGCGTCGAATTCAAGCTGGATAAGAACGGCAACGTCGCGGTGCCGGTCGGAAAATTTTCATTTGCGGAGAACCAATTGGTCGAGAACGGGACGGCGGTCATCGAAGCCGTGGTGCGTTCGCGGCCGGCGACGGCGAAAGGCCGTTTTGTGGAAGGGATGACGCTGAGCGCGACGATGTCGCCCGGATTGCACGTCGATCCGTCGCCTTACTTGAGCATTTAACGGGAGCCAAATCGCCATGAGACCAGAAAAAGCCTCAATCGTTTCGGACCTCTCCGAGAAGCTCACTCGTTCGCCGTTTCTGCTGGTGACCGATTACCAGCGGATGAAGGTGGACCAGTTTGGCGAGCTGCGGAACCGGCTCGCTCCCGCCGGCGCGGAAGTGCGCGTCGTAAAAAACAGTTTTCTCAAAAGAGCCATGGCCGATTCCGGGATGCCGGATGTCGCCGACAAACTGACCGGGCAGACGGCGATCGTGATGGGTGAAAAAGATGTCGCCCCGGTCGCGAAAAT
It includes:
- the rplA gene encoding 50S ribosomal protein L1, coding for MQKNRSKRYRAAAEQVDRTKTYNLNEAVTTLKKLPPTKFDQTVTVSFRLGVDPKQSDQMVRGTCPLPHGSGKQVRVLVFAEGAAAKAAKDAGAEHVGFKDMIQKCQEGFQDFDVAIATPAAMSEVRKLGKVLGPRGLMPNPKTGTVTEDTAKAVAEVKAGRVEFKLDKNGNVAVPVGKFSFAENQLVENGTAVIEAVVRSRPATAKGRFVEGMTLSATMSPGLHVDPSPYLSI